The Patagioenas fasciata isolate bPatFas1 chromosome 3, bPatFas1.hap1, whole genome shotgun sequence genome contains a region encoding:
- the STON1 gene encoding stonin-1 has translation MCSTNPANWVTFDDEPLFQSPQKSVDNQSSCKANGLKLNLSSMHESSSRSSSTGSTPLSSPVVDFYLSPGPPSNSPLTTPTREYPPSPCIPKPGIHILYPIPEWPSNVNLLPSPMTCSSLTLQKPSSVPLNTSPNDHPVKTLVSKSTDEGSPNPPGSCEELEELSSAPGGFPYFQSDCAFSSPFWKEGGSLSTSPANVSMHRKDKALDKSMCYPKDKETCHDQKSLNQGSFSYICERLEHLQADSCDAMGSPPEPSAHAWHKLSPATPHSLFRSQRADGWPFMLRIPEKKNMMSSRQWGPIYLSVLAGGVLQMYYEKGLEKPFKEFQLQPHCKLSEPKLESYNVSGKIHTVKIECVSYTEKRRYHPKVEVTHEPEVEQMLKLGTTDYNDFIDFLVTVEEELMKLPTISRQKRNYEEQEMTLEIVDNFWGKVTKVDGKLVESAVITHIYCLCFVNGNADCFLTLNDLELQKRDERYFEKEEEKKWIDILDCHFHNCVKVQEFEQSRIIKFTPPDACRLELMRFRTRYNGQDLPFSVKALVVVQGACVELQAFINMSSTALIPTRLPSVKYCENVMIRFPVPTQWVKALWTMNLQRQKSLKAKMNRRACLGSLHEIESDPVIQVSVGTAKYESAYRAVVWKIDRLPDKNSSSDHPHSLSYKLELGSDQEIPSDWYPFATVQFVIHDTCASGTEVKSLGIESDVQPQKHVVQKAFYNCQVEIEKKWIRLDGEDPDKAGNCLMQ, from the exons ATGTGTTCCACAAATCCGGCAAACTGGGTCACCTTTGATGATGAGCCACTCTTCCAGTCGCCTCAGAAATCGGTTGATAATCAGAGTAGCTGTAAAGCCAATGGCCTTAAACTCAATCTCTCTAGCATGCATGAGTCTTCAAGTAGATCATCTTCTACAGGCAGCACTCCGCTCTCGTCTCCTGTAGTTGACTTCTACCTAAGCCCTGGTCCCCCAAGCAACTCTCCACTTACTACACCTACCAGAGAATACCCACCAAGTCCATGCATCCCAAAACCTGGGATTCACATCCTTTATCCCATTCCTGAATGGCCATCAAACGTTAACCTTCTTCCATCACCCATGACTTGCTCATCCCTAACCTTACAGAAACCCAGCAGCGTTCCTTTAAACACCTCACCTAATGACCATCCAGTTAAGACTTTGGTTTCCAAATCAACAGATGAAGGAAGCCCTAACCCACCAGGAAGCTGTGAGGAATTAGAAGAGTTGTCCTCAGCACCCGGGGGCTTCCCGTACTTCCAGAGTGACTGTGCTTTTTCCAGTCCTTTTTGGAAGGAAGGAGGCTCACTCAGCACATCACCAGCTAATGTTAGCATGCACAGGAAGGACAAAGCACTCGACAAGAGCATGTGCTACCCTAAAGACAAAGAAACTTGCCACGATCAGAAAAGCCTTAACCAGGGCTCCTTCAGCTACATCTGCGAGAGGCTTGAACACCTGCAAGCTGATAGCTGTGATGCCATGGGAAGCCCACCTGAACCCAGCGCTCATGCATGGCACAAGCTCTCCCCTGCCACCCCACACAGCCTCTTCAGGAGCCAGAGAGCGGATGGGTGGCCGTTCATGCTGAGGATTCCTGAAAAGAAGAACATGATGTCATCTCGGCAATGGGGCCCTATTTACCTTAGTGTCCTAGCTGGAGGTGTGTTGCAGATGTATTATGAAAAGGGCCTGGAGAAACCTTTCAAGGAATTCCAGCTGCAGCCACACTGCAAGCTGTCCGAACCCAAATTGGAGAGCTATAATGTCTCAGGAAAAATCCATACCGTGAAGATTGAGTGCGTGTCTTACACAGAGAAAAGGAGGTATCATCCCAAAGTAGAAGTGACCCATGAACCAGAGGTTGAGCAGATGTTAAAGCTGGGTACCACAGATTATAATGACTTCATTGATTTCCTCGTAACGGTTGAGGAAGAGCTGATGAAACTTCCTACCATTTCTAGACAAAAGAGGAATTATGAGGAGCAGGAAATGACTCTGGAGATAGTGGATAACTTTTGGGGGAAAGTCACTAAGGTGGACGGAAAACTCGTAGAAAGTGCCGTCATCACACACATTTACTGCTTGTGTTTCGTGAATGGAAATGCCGACTGCTTTCTAACGCTGAACGACCTGGAGCTCCAGAAAAGGGACGAACGTTACtttgagaaggaggaggagaagaaatggaTCGATATTCTCGATTGCCATTTCCATAACTGTGTCAAAGTGCAGGAATTTGAGCAATCGCGAATTATTAAGTTTACGCCCCCAGATGCCTGTAGGCTGGAACTGATGCGTTTCAGGACACGGTATAATGGGCAAGACCTTCCCTTTTCTGTGAAGGCTTTGGTAGTTGTTCAGGGGGCATGTGTTGAACTTCAGGCTTTTATAAACATGTCTTCAACTGCTCTGATTCCAACACGTTTGCCCTCTGTGAAATACTGTGAAAACGTTATGATACGCTTTCCCGTTCCCACACAGTGGGTCAAAGCACTTTGGACCATGAATCTCCAACGGCAGAAGTCCTTAAAAGCAAAAATGAATAGGAGAGCATGCCTTGGCTCCTTACATGAGATTGAATCTGATCCTGTAATACAAGTCTCGGTTGGAACAGCAAAATACGAGAGTGCCTACAGGGCTGTTGTATGGAAGATAGACAGGCTTCCAGATAAAAACTCAA gtTCAGATCATCCACACAGCCTGTCTTACAAACTAGAACTCGGGTCAGACCAGGAAATCCCATCGGACTGGTATCCATTTGCTACTGTCCAGTTTGTCATTCACGATACCTGTGCCTCGGGAACAGAAGTCAAGTCACTGGGGATAGAGAGCGACGTGCAGCCCCAGAAACACGTGGTTCAGAAAGCTTTTTACAATTGCCAG GTGGAAATTGAAAAGAAGTGGATTAGGCTTGATGGAGAAGATCCAGATAAGGCTGGCAACTGCCTAATGCAGTAA